In the genome of Oceanococcus sp. HetDA_MAG_MS8, the window ATAAACATTGACTTATGGGATAGGCCTTGCAAGGCTGACTAGCTGCCACATGCAAGTTCTTGAGCTTAAACCGGCTTTGGGCACAGCACTTGCACTCCCTTCAAAGGCGGCGTATACCGCATAGACAGCGCCTTTTGCACTGGCGACTGACCAAGTTGCGATTGCAGATTTGCAGCCCTGCTTTGGCAGCCGCACATCAGAGGAGATGTACAGCATGATCGGAATCTTCGAAGGTATTGAAGTTGGTGCTTGGTACCGCGGGGCAGGCACAGAACCCTTTGAAATTGTTGCTCTGGATTTGCACAACGAGACCATTGAGATCCAGTACTACGACGGCAGTGTGGAAGAACTGGACTACGATGGCTGGCTAGAGCTCAGCGCTACGCCAACAACCGGGCCGGATGGCTTTGATGGTGCTCTGGATTTGGCTCATGAGGATTTGGCTTCGCTCAATGATTCGGCCTATTCAGATGAGCGCCAATGGGCGAACGCCCAGCAGCTACTGGAGCGCTTTTAAACCCTACCGCAGGCTACCGCGCTAGCCCTTAGCCCAGCGCCAGCTCCCGTGTAGCTCCTGGAGGTGCTGCTGACAGATTAAGGCGGGGGGCGCAGGAGTCTGCCCATCATTGCCTGAGTGTTGCTGCTTGCCATCAGCGCAAGCGTCTGCGATTGGGGAATAAAACCTACGACGCCCTTGCGCGCCGCGCATTCGCCGCAGCACTTTGAAGCTGAAACTCATAAAGGTGCCTCTCTTCGCTCTGCCCGCGCGCGTCAGGTTTTGCTACTGTTGCGGCTCGGGACTGTTTTAGCCGCTTTTGCAAAGCCACACTCCCAGTGATGGGGATGGGGAGACGAGAACCACATGAAAACGATGATTGTCGGAGCCAGCCTGCTATGGGCGGGCTTTATAGTGCCTGCCTACGCTGCAGTCAGTGCAGAGCAAGCCGCCAAACTGGGGCAGGAACTCACCCCAACCGGAGCCCTCAAGGCGGGCAATGGGAAAACGGACCCCACAGCCGCGATTCCAGAATGGACGGGGGGATACATTTGGCCCCAAGAGGTCCCCGATAACCGCAAACGTTACCCAGAGTCCTATCCCGGCTTGGCCGACAAGGACCCGATTTTTGTCATCAGTCGCTCCAATTTGGATCAGTATCGCGACCGCCTCAGTCCTGGCCAAATTGCCATGCTGGAGACTTACGACACCTACAAACTGCCGGTGTATGCCTCCCAGCGTAGCTTTAACGCCCCCGACTTCTACTACGAGGCCACCAAAGAGAACGCTACAAAGGCCCGCTTAGAAAACTTTGGAGAGTCCTTGGTCGACGCCATTACCGGCGTTCCCTTCCCCATACCGCAGTCTGGCCAGGAAGTGATCTGGAATCACAAAACTCGCTATCGCGGTCAAAGCATCACCCGTTACAACACCCAGCTCGCGGTACAAACCAGTGGCAGCTATACCGAGCTTCACCTGCAAGAGGATGTGCTCTTCAGCTACAACCTGCCGGATGCCAAACCGGAAAATCTCGACAATGTGATGACCTATTTCCTGCAGCTCACCACCGCGCCGCCGCGGATTGCAGGTCAAATTTTGCTGGTTCACGAAACCATGGATCAGCTGTTGGATACCCGCCGCGCATGGCTTTACAACCCCGGCCAACGCCGCGTACGGCGCGCCCCCAATGTGGCGTATGACAACCCTGGCTCTGGCTCCGATGGGCTGCGTACCAATGATCAGCTCGATGTCTTCAACGGCGCCACTGACCGCTACGAATGGAAGTTAGTCGGGAAAAAAGAAATCTACATTCCCTATAACGCCTACAAGCTGGTCGATAACCGGGTGGGTTATGACGATCTCACCATTGAGCGGCATGCCAACCAAGACCATATGCGTTATGAGCTGCACCGCGTTTGGGTGGTGGATTCCTTCCTGCGTGAAGGCACCAGTCACATCTACAAACGTCGCACCTTTTACATCGACGAAGACTCCTGGACCATTGCTCTGGTCGATATTTACGATGCCCGTGACCAGCTCTGGCGTGTGCAGGAATACCATTCGGTCATGCTCCCCTGGCTAAAAAGCATTGGCCCCGCCGGCGGAATTGTTTACGACCTACAATCCGGACGTTATCTGATGATGGAGCTGTCTAATGAGCAGCCCTTATTCGAGGTCACGAATTTCGATCAAAGCCACTTCCGCACGCAGAATATGGTGCGGATCGCTCGCCAGGGTCGGCGCCGCTAGGCGACTCAAAAGTCAACAGATTTCAGGGCGACTTCGGTCGCCCTTTTTCATTGCTAGGGAGGCACTGAAGAAATCCGCGAGCAAAGCAAGGTAGCCGGCCGTCGGAGCACAGCGATTTATTCAGCGTCTCCCTAGGCCAGCTCAGTAGACTACGCGCAGTCGAGCAGCCCCCCCCCTTGGTATTGGGTTGTCAGACTCAGGAGTAGCGTGAGGCCAATGCCCTCTTGCGATCCAGCGAGTGTCCCTATCGCATGGAAGGGGCTCGCATCAATGTGCCGCATTCAATACAATTGAGATTCATTCGCATTTTTAGAGCCTGGCGTGGCACAGCTTTTTGTTGACGTCATACGACACACCCGCGTCTGGGGGAGTGCCCTGAGTATGGCGATCCTACTGCTCTCGAGCGCACCTGCCTGGGCGCAGCAGCGCATAGTGACCGTTGGCGGAGATGTCACGGAGACAGTGTTCGCTCTAGGGGCCGGCCCAAAGGTGGTTGCCACGGATACAACCTCGCACTACCCCCTTGCCGTCGAAGATCTACCCAAAGTGGGGTACCTGCGCGGCCTCAGCGCCGAAGGTTTGCTGTCAATCCGCCCGGACCTCATCATCATCAGCGGAGCTGCGGGGCCCGAAACCACATTGGAGCTATTACGCGGATCGGGGGTAAACATTGTGGAGTTTGCCAGCGAGTATCACCCGCGGATCATTCATCAAAAAATCGACGGTATCGCTAAAGCTCTCCAGCGCACTGCAGCAGCACCAGCCATACATCGACAAGTCGATACGGATTTACAACGCCTAGCCCAGGCCACTCCCCAACTCGGCAGTGACCGAACGATGCTGTTCTTTGCCACCCTGAGCGATGGCGCTCCGCGCGCGGCTGGCCGCGACACCGCAGCACAGGGGTTGATCGATTTGCTCGGTGGGACGAACGTTTTTGCGCAACGCAGCGGCTATCAATCGCTGTCCCTGGAAGCTGCGGTGCAGGCTGAGCCCGACTGGATCTTTGTACTGCGCAATTACGCCATGCAAGACAGCAGCGCCGCACAAGCCGCTCGTCATCCCGCCTTGGCGCTCACCCGCGCTGCCCGCGAAGGACGCATTTTCATGGTGGATGTCGAGCCTTTATTGCAGTTCAGCCCTCGCACGCCTGCCGCAGCCCTGGAGCTACTGCAGACCATGCTGCGGCAAAAACCACCCAGTCAACGATGACCACCGTAGCCCCAAGTGTTTCAGCGGCCTTGCTGAGCTCACAGCGACGCCGCCAAGGGCAATGGGTACTTGGCACATTAGCCTGCAGTGTGCTCATTGCAACTGCGGCGGCCGTGGCTGTGGGGCCTATTCGGGTTGATCTACTGAGCCTGCTGCACATCGGTTTGCAGGCAATAGGCATAGGTGATCAGCACCAGATCGACCCCATCGTGACTGGTGTTGTACAAAGTATCCGCGCGCCCAGAGCCGTTCTGGGCTTACTGGCCGGCGCCAGCCTCGGCATTGCCGGCGCAGCCATGCAAGGCTTTTTCCGTAACCCTCTCGCAGACCCCGGTTTGATTGGCGTATCGGCAGGCGGAGCGCTCGCCGCGGTTGCAGTCATCGTGCTGGGCGGAGGTGCCCTGGCCGGAGTGGCGCTCAGTACGACTTTACTTCCGCTGGCCGCCTTCGTCGGTGCTCTAGCCACAGTCGCCTTGATCTACGGCCTTTCGCTCTGGGATGGTCGGGTCATCGTGGCCACCATGCTTCTGGCCGGCGTGGCCGCCAATGCTTTGGCCTTTTCCGGCATTGGCTATCTCACCTTTTTGGCCGACGACAACCAGCTCCGCGATCTCACCTTTTGGACCTTAGGCAGTTTGGGTGGAGCAACATGGGCACGGGTTATGCCGGCGGCGCTTGCGATGGTGGTCGCCATTGCCGGCCTGCTCAGGCTCCAGCGACCACTCAATGCCCTACTGATGGGAGAAACGGACGCACGCTGCTTAGGGGTTGATGCCGAATCCACCAAGAGACAAGCGGCCGTCTTCACCGCTCTGGGGGTGGGAGCCGCTACCGCAGTGTGCGGCATAGTGAGCTTTGTTGGCTTGGTGGTACCCCACTTGGTGCGACTGCTCGCTGGCCCAGACCATCGCGTAGTGCTACCGGGCTCGGCCTTACTCGGCGGCAGCCTCATCCTCGGCGCTGATCTCATCGCGCGCATAGCAGTGGCCCCTGCCGAACTGCCCTTAGGGGTGGTCACCGCCGCCTTGGGGGCTCCGTTCTTTTTGTGGCTGCTGTTAAGAAACAAACGCCACGGAGGCCTAGGATGAGCCTGGAGCTACGACACATTCAGGTCCGCCGCGGCGGCCGCGACCTACTCCGGGTTTCCCGCCTGCAACTCGAGGCCGGTGTGTTCACCGCTTTTTGCGGCCCCAATGGTGCCGGGAAATCCACCGCTCTCTCCCTGCTCAGCGCCAGTCTTGAGCCCGACCAGGGAAGCGTCTACCTGGACCAGGTCAGTCTTCAGAGCTGGCCAGTCCAAAAGTTGGCCCAGAGGCGCGCCATGGTCTCCCAACACAACCCCTTGAACTTCCCCTTTCAAGTTCACGAGGTTGTGGCTATGGGACGGATGCCGCATCAAAGTGATAGCCGCGCCCAGCGAGACTCCCAAGTCATTGACCAATGCATGGAGTGGTGGGACCTTACGCCACTGGCAGGGCGGAATATCCTCACGCTTTCGGGTGGAGAGAGGCAACGCGTGCACCTTGCGCGCGCCTTAGCGCAAGTGTGGGACACCCCCAGCAACACACCCGCCTGGCTGTTGCTAGACGAGCCTACAACCGGCTTAGACCTTAAGTATCAGCTCCGACTCTTCGACGTACTACAAACGCTAGCCAAGCGCGGCTGGGGTGTTGTGGCCGTACTCCATGAGCTGCATTGGGTCCGCGAACATGCCCAGCGGGTTGTGCTCTTTGAGCAAGGACGCATCGTCGGTGACGGCAAGCCACAGTCCTGCCTCAGCCCGGAACGTATTCAAAGCGCTTACGGCTTAGCGCAACCTTATGAGGTTCCTGCCCCCTTGAACACGCGGGGGTAAGATCACAGCCTCACAACGACCTTGGCTAGTCGGGCTACTCAGCGGCCGAGGACAAGACCACCGTAAAGCCTTCAAACTGCGGATGGCCGATGTACATATGCCGGTTATCCCCGGCATTTTTATGCGCCTCACGGAAGGCTTCGGAGTGCGTCCAGTCCACAAAGGCCTGCTCGGACTCCCAGACCGTATGCGAGGCATATAACGTGTGGTCGTCATGCTCGGGTCCGCGCACCAAATGAAACTCCACGAAACCGGGAACTTGGTCCAAGCGGGTTTGCCGCTGCTCCCACAGCACCTCGAATTCCTGGCCGGCACCAGGAACGATTTGGAAACGGTTCATGGCGATGTACATCGCGCAATCCTTAATTGATAATGGTTCTCAATACTATCAGGGTTAGGTGCTCGCGCGGAACCGATCGGTAGCGGCCACCAAGGCTTGTGCAATTCCCGTTTCACCTGCGTTGTGGCCTGCGTCTTCCACCATAATGAACTCTGCCTCAGGCCAGGCTTGATGCAGCTCCCACGCTGTTTCTGCGGGGCAGACCAAGTCATATCGCCCTTGCACAATCACACCTGGAATGCCGGCTAATCGGTAAGCATTCGCAATGAGCTGATCGTCGCTATGCATCCACCCACCGTGCACAAAGTAGTGGCATTCAATCCGCGCAAAGGCTAATGAAAAATCGTCCTCAGCGAAGTTCTTTTCAAAATCCGGGTCGCGCTGAAGCTTAGACAAGCGCCCCTCCCAGACCGCCCAAGCCTTAGCCGCACTGTTGCGAACGGCCACATCATCGCTACATAAACGCCGGTAGTAGGCGCTGATGATGTCGCCACGCTCATTGCTGGGAATAGGCGCCACAAAGTCTTGCCACAAATCAGGGTACAGCCGGGACGCGCCCTCTTGGTAAAACCAAGTGAGCTCGCGTCGACGCAAGGTGAAAATTCCGCGCAAAATCAGTCCGCTCACACGCTCGGGATGAGCCTGGGCATAACTCAAGGCCAGAGTAGAGCCCCAAGACCCGCCAAAGACCAGCCATCGGTCTATGCCTAGGTGCTCGCGCAGAGTTTCGAGGTCGGCCACCAAATGCCAGGTGGTGTTATCCACCAAACTGGCGTGTGGCCGCGAGCGACCCGCCCCCCGCTGGTCCAACAAAATAATGCGGTAATGCGCCGGGTCGAAAAACCGCCGAGCCATGGCATTACTTCCCCCGCCGGGCCCGCCATGCAAGAACACCACCGGCTGCCCCTGAGGATGGCCGCATTGCTCCACGTACAACTCATGCCCTGAGCCCACCGCCAAGTATTCCGTGGTGTAGGGCTCAATTTCGGGGTACAAAGCGGTTGTCATTGGGGTTCTCCAACAAGGTTTTCGGGCAATCTTGGCAGATTCGGCCTCACAACCGTAGGCGGAGGCCAAGCTGCATTCAAGACGCTTGCTAAACCACGCGCTAGGAATGTGAACACGCGGCAAGGCCAGCAGTGGAATAATCTCGGCTGGCGGGTATCGGCCTTGGCGCAGCTCAGTGCTATGTACTTCAGAGGAGAGACGCTCAAACATGACATCGACGCGACCCTATTCCGTAGATCTGTCACAGCTGCGTTTGCACCTAGAAGACAGTGCCATTGGCACTGCGCAGCAGCCTGTGGTGATCTGTCTACACGGCTTTCCCGACAGTCCGCGAACCTGGGATCAGCTGCGACCGGAGCTGGAGGCTCAAGGCTACCGGGTCATCGTGCCGGCACTACCTGGCTACGCCCCCAGTGGGCTACATGCCCAGGGCGACTACCGGGTTCCGACATTGGCTCGCATTTTTGTAGAGCTACTCGATGCATTGGAGCTGGAGCAAGTGCACCTCGTGGGACATGATTGGGGAGCGGTGATTGCCTATGCGCTAGCCAACCTCACTCCGCACAGAATCATCAGCATGCTCACAGCTGCTGTTCCACACCCGCGAGCACTCAGGCCCCACCCGGCCCAGCTCAAACGGTCCTGGTACATGGGCTACTTTCAATGGCCCGGAGCGGCCAGAAGGGTGGCCGAGAACAATCTTGCGTTCTTGGACCAACTCTGGCGCAGCTGGTCGCCACATTGGGCTTACTCGCAGGCCGATATCCAGCCCGTCAGGGAGGCATTGGGCTCGGCCGCGCACCTTCAAGCTGCGCTGAATTACTACCGCGCGATCCCTCAGGCCTTGTTCTCCACAACAGCCCTCAGCGACCTACGATTAGTCTTCGGGCGCACCGCCGTGCCCACGCGCTGCGTGGCGGGCGTGGATGATGGCTGCATGCGACTGGCCAGTTTTGAGCATAGTGCGCCAGCATTTACTGGCCCCTTTGATTTGCTGCGCATGCCGGACGCTGGCCACTTCATGCACCGGGAGCAGCCCGCTGCTTTTGCCGCTGCCGTAATCGACTGGTTCGGGCAATATCCACACCATACTGCCAAGCAGCAATCTTCATGAATACACTTCCAGCGCCCCATACCCACTCTGTGAGCCGAGGCTCCGTACGGCTGCACGCACGCAGCTGGCCACAGGCCAAAGGCCCCTGGCTGGTTTTCGTCCATGGTTATCCCGATAACAGCCATGTCTGGGATGGGGTTATGGCGGAACTCGCTGCCGACTATAAGTTGTTGGCGTATGACGTCCGCGGTGCCGGCGCATCCAGCCGCCCCAAAGCAGTATCCGACTATGCGCTGGCAGAGCTGCAGGCTGACTTTGAGACTGTATTGGATGCAGTTGTTGGCTCAGAACCAGTGCACTTGATTGGCCATGATTGGGGCTCGGTGCAAAGCTGGGAGTTCGTAACTGACCCCAAGTTGCAATCTCGCATTCTGAGTTTCACCACCATGTCAGGGCCTTGCTTAGACCATATTGGTCATTGGGTCCGGAACCGCTGGACCAACGGGCGCAGCGCTGACCGCTCGGCGGTCATCAACCAACTGCTGCACTCCTGGTATGTGGGTGCTTTTCAAGTTCCAGGCATAGCTCCGGGCATTTGGAAACTGGGGCTGGACCGGCTCTGGCCGAAGCTACTCGCCCGGCTGGAGGATATGCCCCAGCCGCCAGCGGCGGACCCTCACCAAAAGGCCGACGGCATCCACGGCATTAAGCTCTATCGGGCCAATGTGCCGGGCTGTTTGCGTGCG includes:
- a CDS encoding DUF1329 domain-containing protein, encoding MKTMIVGASLLWAGFIVPAYAAVSAEQAAKLGQELTPTGALKAGNGKTDPTAAIPEWTGGYIWPQEVPDNRKRYPESYPGLADKDPIFVISRSNLDQYRDRLSPGQIAMLETYDTYKLPVYASQRSFNAPDFYYEATKENATKARLENFGESLVDAITGVPFPIPQSGQEVIWNHKTRYRGQSITRYNTQLAVQTSGSYTELHLQEDVLFSYNLPDAKPENLDNVMTYFLQLTTAPPRIAGQILLVHETMDQLLDTRRAWLYNPGQRRVRRAPNVAYDNPGSGSDGLRTNDQLDVFNGATDRYEWKLVGKKEIYIPYNAYKLVDNRVGYDDLTIERHANQDHMRYELHRVWVVDSFLREGTSHIYKRRTFYIDEDSWTIALVDIYDARDQLWRVQEYHSVMLPWLKSIGPAGGIVYDLQSGRYLMMELSNEQPLFEVTNFDQSHFRTQNMVRIARQGRRR
- a CDS encoding ABC transporter substrate-binding protein; protein product: MAILLLSSAPAWAQQRIVTVGGDVTETVFALGAGPKVVATDTTSHYPLAVEDLPKVGYLRGLSAEGLLSIRPDLIIISGAAGPETTLELLRGSGVNIVEFASEYHPRIIHQKIDGIAKALQRTAAAPAIHRQVDTDLQRLAQATPQLGSDRTMLFFATLSDGAPRAAGRDTAAQGLIDLLGGTNVFAQRSGYQSLSLEAAVQAEPDWIFVLRNYAMQDSSAAQAARHPALALTRAAREGRIFMVDVEPLLQFSPRTPAAALELLQTMLRQKPPSQR
- a CDS encoding iron ABC transporter permease, producing MTTVAPSVSAALLSSQRRRQGQWVLGTLACSVLIATAAAVAVGPIRVDLLSLLHIGLQAIGIGDQHQIDPIVTGVVQSIRAPRAVLGLLAGASLGIAGAAMQGFFRNPLADPGLIGVSAGGALAAVAVIVLGGGALAGVALSTTLLPLAAFVGALATVALIYGLSLWDGRVIVATMLLAGVAANALAFSGIGYLTFLADDNQLRDLTFWTLGSLGGATWARVMPAALAMVVAIAGLLRLQRPLNALLMGETDARCLGVDAESTKRQAAVFTALGVGAATAVCGIVSFVGLVVPHLVRLLAGPDHRVVLPGSALLGGSLILGADLIARIAVAPAELPLGVVTAALGAPFFLWLLLRNKRHGGLG
- a CDS encoding heme ABC transporter ATP-binding protein, producing the protein MSLELRHIQVRRGGRDLLRVSRLQLEAGVFTAFCGPNGAGKSTALSLLSASLEPDQGSVYLDQVSLQSWPVQKLAQRRAMVSQHNPLNFPFQVHEVVAMGRMPHQSDSRAQRDSQVIDQCMEWWDLTPLAGRNILTLSGGERQRVHLARALAQVWDTPSNTPAWLLLDEPTTGLDLKYQLRLFDVLQTLAKRGWGVVAVLHELHWVREHAQRVVLFEQGRIVGDGKPQSCLSPERIQSAYGLAQPYEVPAPLNTRG
- a CDS encoding antibiotic biosynthesis monooxygenase, whose amino-acid sequence is MYIAMNRFQIVPGAGQEFEVLWEQRQTRLDQVPGFVEFHLVRGPEHDDHTLYASHTVWESEQAFVDWTHSEAFREAHKNAGDNRHMYIGHPQFEGFTVVLSSAAE
- the pip gene encoding prolyl aminopeptidase, translated to MTTALYPEIEPYTTEYLAVGSGHELYVEQCGHPQGQPVVFLHGGPGGGSNAMARRFFDPAHYRIILLDQRGAGRSRPHASLVDNTTWHLVADLETLREHLGIDRWLVFGGSWGSTLALSYAQAHPERVSGLILRGIFTLRRRELTWFYQEGASRLYPDLWQDFVAPIPSNERGDIISAYYRRLCSDDVAVRNSAAKAWAVWEGRLSKLQRDPDFEKNFAEDDFSLAFARIECHYFVHGGWMHSDDQLIANAYRLAGIPGVIVQGRYDLVCPAETAWELHQAWPEAEFIMVEDAGHNAGETGIAQALVAATDRFRAST
- a CDS encoding alpha/beta hydrolase; the protein is MTSTRPYSVDLSQLRLHLEDSAIGTAQQPVVICLHGFPDSPRTWDQLRPELEAQGYRVIVPALPGYAPSGLHAQGDYRVPTLARIFVELLDALELEQVHLVGHDWGAVIAYALANLTPHRIISMLTAAVPHPRALRPHPAQLKRSWYMGYFQWPGAARRVAENNLAFLDQLWRSWSPHWAYSQADIQPVREALGSAAHLQAALNYYRAIPQALFSTTALSDLRLVFGRTAVPTRCVAGVDDGCMRLASFEHSAPAFTGPFDLLRMPDAGHFMHREQPAAFAAAVIDWFGQYPHHTAKQQSS
- a CDS encoding alpha/beta fold hydrolase; protein product: MNTLPAPHTHSVSRGSVRLHARSWPQAKGPWLVFVHGYPDNSHVWDGVMAELAADYKLLAYDVRGAGASSRPKAVSDYALAELQADFETVLDAVVGSEPVHLIGHDWGSVQSWEFVTDPKLQSRILSFTTMSGPCLDHIGHWVRNRWTNGRSADRSAVINQLLHSWYVGAFQVPGIAPGIWKLGLDRLWPKLLARLEDMPQPPAADPHQKADGIHGIKLYRANVPGCLRAPRQRHTQVPVQLLIATEDPFVSPAMVSDTHLWTRSLQTHELPGGHWQMLQRPQPVANRIRRFVTSLSVDSRRDAASP